A region from the Aegilops tauschii subsp. strangulata cultivar AL8/78 chromosome 5, Aet v6.0, whole genome shotgun sequence genome encodes:
- the LOC109751051 gene encoding glucan endo-1,3-beta-glucosidase 1, whose protein sequence is MHTYLPPSAARVKNCYLKKQAVTRLILLLYFILHFATVSAQQEDRNWEKQWCIADEQTPDDILQIALSWACGPGGADCTMIEPNKSCYLPNTVRDHASYAFNSYWQKYKKHGGSCYFSAAAMVTNLDPSRKSCNFEVVP, encoded by the exons ATGCATACATACTTACCACCAAGTGCAGCCAGAGTGAAGAACTGCTATCTGAAGAAGCAAGCAGTAACAAGGCTGATACTGCTACTTTATTTTATCCTTCACTTCGCCACAGTTTCGGCTCAGCAAG AGGATCGCAACTGGGAGAAGCAATGGTGCATAGCGGATGAGCAAACACCAGATGATATCCTACAGATTGCTCTTAGCTGGGCATGTGGTCCTGGAGGTGCAGATTGTACGATGATTGAGCCTAACAAATCATGTTACCTTCCCAATACAGTCAGGGACCATGCATCTTATGCCTTCAACAGCTACTGGCAAAAATACAAGAAACATGGTGGTTCTTGCTACTTCAGTGCAGCTGCAATGGTCACCAACCTAGATCCAA GTCGTAAGTCATGTAACTTTGAAGTGGTGCCCTGA
- the LOC109751025 gene encoding protein TORNADO 1 — protein MGDGIIMAPSPSNQEYIRDVAEIDLQEYKDIENIAFYQVAANSGSGLSMESERSLRIHICTDQNGVNFLLEFLHHLVDSKESYRGVTNLLFHGIEWQPEAIQLLCSYLGPGSNVKHVEFQKNVFSTKSAVALVPLSEMLQRNNTLKAVVFNDCRIGAAGATLLASALAKNRSVEEFQVWEDSMGSKGAEELSKMIEVNYMLKLLIILDNNSIPAAPLISAVLARNRRVEVHIWGRGRDTRGGMNNCKIVEFLPETGNMRIYSNINSTGLQRVACALAWNTTVTTLDMTGVPLKSRWTKELREVLDRNRSLKVVKLTKCCLRDKAVVYIAAGLFKNKYLESLTLDGNRFGGVGLEHLLCPLSTFSPLQTQANSTLKVLSFGGERTNIGRYGVAAILQMLETNQSLIQLAICDDASLRSSDVVNIFTTLQRNATLRILSFRGCKGVEGEAVLQTIMNTLQVNPWIEEIDLHETPLHVAGKTGQIYEKLGQNGSLVLPNDLLDLPLSAPTCCRVVLCGQELAGKSTLCSSMNQCMNSMNLPRMDARKTLKTPVEQMPFTDENKMNSIFDGNTKLTMCNLGGNEGSFALHDFMFVVLGGPSFFMIVSSLVGKPATKYPKGIDEIEWELIYWLRFLISNYRRRVSHSFRPCVTIVLTHYDKVSHLPEGLQPIAAVVQRLREDFQSHAEIYPTVFAVDSRSLVSVSKLTHHLRKTTKTITQQVPQVYEVCNDLIKILHDWRLKNKRAVIRWAEFCEICQLNIPVLRLRSRRDNVEKVDTRRRAVARSLHTLGEIVFFEELGLLVMNCEWFCRDVLSQLATLKSIKIESSGGFVHKEELEKMLQEKLRNQIPRSNWRTGASLQASDIINILLELELCYEQDPGNPHTLLLLPAILEENKGGAEKWQLTMPECRFVGRRLECEDIHMLLTSDFFPRLQVRLHNKIMCLGQQEAVYNLEKNLIYTVINGVHVKVELGMKFGSSIDVLACSDRNITDMVRLLHKFVIPAILNLSPNMTFKESILRPDCVKYLIPRRFRATQQLPLKKIKQILLSLPAESIYDYQHTWSAVESNKRLILRSGSDHARDLLSDDDFHEVLHRRYYDLQFLATELAVTPDNLQQPETIPEADVVDPSILGIARGVEMVLQRLKIIEQGIRDLKEEIASLRYYEYHLVTELHRKMDYVMNYSIQLEDRKVPQMFYLVSLDNRSKKLVTRILPGMRSLRVHMLCEFRREMHVVEDQIGCDLIQVDNQAVQSLLPYMSKFMKLLTFALKIGAHFIVGMGEMIPDLSREVVHLLDSSAMYGAASVGALGAAAMYGRARNSGANDMGEDMKAARQWLVDFLRGQGVLTGMDIAQRFGLWRVRYRDDGHIGWVCRKHIAARGDEVFELPL, from the exons ATGGGTGATGGGATCATCATGGCACCATCACCATCTAACCAGGAGTATATCAGAGATGTTGCAGAAATTGATTTACAGGAGTACAAGGACATTGAGAACATCGCGTTCTACCAGGTTGCAGCAAACTCTGGATCGGGCTTGTCTATGGAAAGTGAGAGATCACTAAGGATCCATATTTGTACAGACCAGAATGGTGTCAACTTTCTGCTTGAGTTTCTGCATCATCTTGTGGATTCGAAAGAGAGCTACAGAGGCGTGACTAATCTCCTTTTTCATGGTATTGAATGGCAGCCTGAAGCAATCCAACTTCTCTGTTCATACTTAGGCCCAGGCTCGAATGTGAAGCATGTGGAGTTCCAAAAAAATGTGTTTAGCACAAAATCAGCTGTTGCTTTAGTCCCACTCTCGGAAATGCTCCAAAGGAACAACACCTTGAAAGCAGTTGTTTTCAATGATTGTAGAATTGGAGCTGCTGGAGCGACACTGCTTGCGTCAGCTTTGGCAAAGAACAGAAGTGTGGAAGAGTTTCAAGTATGGGAAGACTCCATGGGCTCCAAGGGAGCAGAAGAACTCTCCAAGATGATTGAGGTgaactatatgttgaagctgctGATTATACTTGACAACAACTCCATTCCAGCGGCTCCGCTTATCTCTGCTGTGCTGGCACGCAACCGCAGAGTGGAGGTGCATATATGGGGACGCGGTCGTGATACAAGAGGTGGCATGAACAACTGTAAAATTGTTGAGTTCCTGCCAGAAACTGGAAACATGAGGATTTACAGCAATATCAATTCTACAGGCCTGCAACGGGTTGCTTGTGCTTTGGCGTGGAACACCACGGTGACAACATTGGACATGACAGGTGTCCCTCTGAAGTCCAGATGGACCAAAGAACTTAGAGAGGTCCTCGACCGGAATAGGAGCCTAAAAGTTGTCAAACTTACCAAGTGTTGCCTCAGGGACAAAGCAGTGGTGTATATAGCTGCAGGACTGTTCAAGAACAAGTATTTAGAGAGCTTGACTTTGGATGGGAATCGCTTTGGTGGAGTTGGATTGGAGCATTTGTTATGCCCTCTTAGCACATTCTCACCACTTCAGACACAAGCCAATTCCACTTTGAAGGTTTTGAGTTTTGGGGGAGAGAGAACaaatataggtagatatggtgtgGCTGCAATCTTGCAGATGTTGGAGACAAACCAGAGCCTTATTCAGCTGGCAATATGTGATGATGCAAGCCTGAGATCAAGTGATGTTGTCAATATCTTTACAACCTTACAAAGGAATGCCACTCTTCGAATTTTGTCATTCAGAGGGTGCAAGGGAGTTGAGGGGGAAGCAGTCTTACAGACCATTATGAATACTTTGCAGGTCAATCCATGGATTGAAGAAATTGATCTTCATGAAACACCTTTGCATGTTGCAGGCAAGACAGGCCAAATTTATGAGAAACTTGGCCAGAACGGGAGTTTGGTTCTGCCAAATGATTTGCTTGATTTGCCACTAAGTGCTCCTACATGCTGCCGAGTTGTTCTGTGTGGCCAAGAATTAGCAG GTAAAAGCACGCTATGTAGCTCCATGAATCAGTGCATGAATTCAATGAATTTGCCTCGCATGGATGCAAGAAAAACTCTGAAGACTCCAGTTGAGCAGATGCCATTCACCGATGAGAATAAGATGAACTCAATCTTTGATGGCAACACAAAGTTGACAATGTGTAATCTCGGTGGAAATGAAGGAAGTTTTGCGTTGCATGATTTCATGTTCGTGGTGCTTGGTGGTCCAAGCTTTTTCATGATTGTGTCTAGTTTGGTTGGAAAGCCTGCTACTAAATATCCAAAAGGCATAGACGAGATTGAATGGGAACTCATATATTGGCTGAGGTTCTTGATTTCAAATTATAGGCGGAGAGTATCACACTCGTTTCGACCCTGTGTAACTATAGTTCTCACCCATTATGACAAGGTATCTCATTTACCAGAAGGGCTACAGCCAATTGCTGCCGTTGTACAAAGGCTCAGAGAAGACTTCCAATCACATGCAGAAATTTACCCCACTGTTTTCGCTGTTGACTCAAGATCGTTGGTTTCAGTAAGCAAACTCACTCACCACTTGCGAAAGACAACAAAGACAATAACCCAACAAGTTCCTCAAGTTTATGAAGTATGTAATGATTTGATCAAGATTTTGCATGACTGGAGGTTGAAGAATAAGAGAGCCGTGATCAGGTGGGCTGAGTTCTGCGAGATATGCCAGCTCAACATTCCAGTGCTAAGATTGAGATCGAGGCGTGATAATGTGGAGAAAGTGGACACAAGGAGACGTGCTGTTGCCAGATCACTGCATACCTTGGGTGAAATAGTATTTTTTGAGGAACTTGGACTTCTGGTGATGAATTGTGAATGGTTCTGCCGAGATGTCCTCAGCCAACTAGCTACATTGAAGTCAATCAAGATAGAGAGTAGTGGTGGTTTTGTCCACAAAGAGGAGCTGGAGAAGATGCTGCAAGAGAAGCTGCGCAACCAAATTCCAAGGTCAAACTGGAGAACTGGTGCATCCTTACAGGCCAGTGACATCATAAATATATTGCTGGAACTCGAATTATGCTATGAACAGGACCCTGGGAACCCACATACATTACTCTTACTACCAGCCATTCTTGAGGAAAACAAAGGAGGGGCTGAGAAATGGCAGTTAACTATGCCGGAATGCAGATTTGTTGGAAGGCGTCTCGAATGTGAAGATATACACATGCTCCTGACAAGTGACTTCTTTCCAAGACTGCAG GTTCGTCTGCATAACAAAatcatgtgtcttgggcagcaGGAAGCAGTTTATAACCTGGAGAAAAACCTTATTTATACAGTGATTAATGGTGTCCATGTAAAGGTGGAGCTGGGAATGAAGTTTGGCTCATCCATAGATGTGCTTGCATGCTCTGATAGAAATATTACGGACATGGTGAGGCTACTCCACAAGTTTGTAATCCCAGCGATACTGAACTTGTCTCCCAATATGACGTTCAAGGAAAGCATTCTCAGGCCTGACTGTGTGAAATATCTCATACCGCGAAGGTTCCGTGCAACTCAGCAGCTCCCTCTGAAAAAAATTAAGCAAATTCTACTGTCACTGCCGGCAGAAAGTATATATGATTATCAGCATACCTGGAGTGCAGTTGAAAGCAATAAAAGGCTCATCTTAAGATCAGGATCAGACCATGCCAGAGATCTGCTATCAGATGATGACTTCCATGAAGTTTTGCACCGTAGGTACTATGATTTACAGTTTCTCGCGACTGAACTCGCCGTCACCCCAGACAATCTGCAGCAGCCTGAAACCATCCCAGAAGCAGACGTGGTCGATCCCTCCATCCTGGGCATCGCGAGAGGTGTCGAGATGGTTCTCCAAAGACTGAAGATAATAGAGCAAGGAATAAGGGACCTGAAGGAAGAGATTGCTAGCCTGAGGTACTACGAGTATCACCTTGTGACCGAGCTCCACAGGAAGATGGACTACGTGATGAACTACAGCATTCAACTGGAAGACCGAAAAGTGCCCCAGATGTTCTACCTTGTCAGCCTAGACAACCGCTCCAAGAAGCTGGTCACAAGAATCCTGCCTGGCATGCGATCCCTGCGGGTGCACATGCTGTGCGAGTTCCGAAGAGAGATGCATGTGGTGGAGGATCAGATCGGGTGCGATCTGATCCAGGTGGACAACCAAGCGGTGCAGTCCCTGCTGCCCTACATGAGCAAGTTCATGAAGCTCTTGACATTCGCCCTGAAGATCGGCGCACATTTCATCGTCGGGATGGGGGAGATGATCCCTGACCTGAGCAGGGAGGTGGTGCACCTGCTCGACTCCTCAGCCATGTACGGCGCCGCGTCGGTGGGGGCTCTAGGCGCGGCAGCAATGTACGGGAGGGCGAGGAACAGCGGCGCCAATGACATGGGGGAGGACATGAAAGCGGCCAGGCAGTGGCTCGTGGATTTCCTGAGAGGACAAGGAGTTCTAACAGGGATGGACATTGCGCAGAGGTTTGGCCTGTGGCGCGTGAGGTACAGAGACGACGGCCACATTGGGTGGGTCTGCAGGAAGCACATCGCCGCGAGAGGAGACGAGGTCTTCGAGCTGCCGCTCTGA
- the LOC109751041 gene encoding oligopeptide transporter 3 translates to MPSTKLPAADATGGKAAAQGEGEGERYPVEEVALVVPETDDPATPVMTFRAWTLGLASCVVLIFLNTFFTYRTQPLTISGILAQILVLPVGRFMASVLPDREVRLLGGRLGSFNLNPGPFNIKEHVIITIFANCGVSYGGGDAYSIGAITVMKAYYKQSLSFLCALLIVLSTQILGYGWAGMLRRFLVDPAEMWWPSNLAQVSLFRALHETKEGGKPSTGPSRMRFFLIFFFASFAYYALPGYLLPILTFFSWACWVWPRSITAQQVGSGYHGLGVGAFTLDWAGISAYHGSPLVAPWASIANTAVGFVMFIYVIVPLCYWRFNTFDARRFPIFSNQLFTAAGQKYDTTKVLTSDFDLNVAAYDSYGKLYLSPLFAISIGSGFLRFSATIVHVLLFHGADMWRQSRRAIGAAAKLDVHARLMQRYKQVPQWWFLVLLAGSIAVSLLMCFVWKEQVQLPWWGMLFAFALAFVVTLPIGVIQATTNQQPGYDIIAQFMIGYALPGKPIANLLFKIYGRISTVHALSFLADLKLGHYMKIPPRCMYTAQLVGTVVAGVVNLAVAWWMLDSIDNICDVEALHPDSPWTCPKYRVTFDASVIWGLIGPGRLFGQHGLYRNLVWLFVVGAVLPVPVWLLSRAFPEKKWIALVNVPVISYGFAGMPPATPTNIASWLVTGTVFNFFVFRYRKGWWQKYNYVLSAALDAGTAFMGVLIFFALQNAHHDLKWWGTEVDHCPLATCPTAPGIVVKGCPVF, encoded by the exons ATGCCGTCGACGAAGCTGCCGGCGGCCGACGCGACGGGAGGGAAGGCGGCGGcgcagggggagggggagggggagcggtacccggtggaggaggtggcgcTGGTGGTGCCGGAGACGGACGACCCGGCGACGCCGGTGATGACATTCCGGGCGTGGACGCTGGGGCTCGCCTCCTGCGTGGTGCTCATCTTCCTCAACACCTTCTTCACGTACCGCACGCAGCCGCTCACCATCTCGGGCATCCTGGCCCAGATCCTGGTGCTCCCCGTCGGCCGCTTCATGGCGTCCGTGCTGCCCGACCGCGAGGTCAGGCTgctgggcggccgcctcgggagCTTCAACCTCAACCCGGGGCCCTTCAACATCAAGGAGCACGTCATCATCACCATCTTCGCCAACTGCGGCGTCTcctacggcggcggcgacgcCTACTCCATCGGCGCCATCACCGTCATGAAGGCCTACTACAAGCAGTCGCTCAGCTTCCTCTGCGCCCTCCTCATCGTCCTCTCCACGCAG ATTCTGGGCTATGGCTGGGCTGGCATGCTGAGGAGGTTCCTGGTTGACCCTGCCGAGATGTGGTGGCCTTCCAATCTCGCCCAGGTCTCCCTCTTCAG GGCGCTGCACGAGACGAAGGAGGGCGGGAAGCCGTCGACGGGCCCGTCGAGGATGCGCTTCttcctcatcttcttcttcgcGAGCTTCGCCTACTACGCGCTCCCCGGCTACCTGCTTCCCATCCTGACCTTCTTCTCGTGGGCGTGCTGGGTGTGGCCGCGCAGCATCACGGCGCAGCAGGTCGGGTCCGGCTACCACGGCCTGGGCGTGGGCGCCTTCACGCTGGACTGGGCGGGCATCTCGGCGTACCACGGCAGCCCGCTGGTGGCGCCGTGGGCGTCCATCGCCAACACGGCCGTCGGCTTCGTCATGTTCATCTACGTCATCGTGCCGCTCTGCTACTGGCGCTTCAACACCTTCGACGCCCGCCGCTTCCCCATCTTCTCCAACCAGCTCTTCACGGCGGCGGGCCAGAAGTACGACACCACCAAGGTGCTCACCAGCGACTTCGACCTCAACGTCGCCGCCTACGACAGCTACGGCAAGCTCTACCTCAGCCCGCTCTTCGCCATCTCCATCGGCTCCGGGTTCCTCCGCTTCTCCGCCACCATCGTGCACGTGCTGCTCTTCCACGGCGCCGACATGTGGCGGCAGAGCCGGAGGGCCATCGGCGCCGCGGCCAAGCTCGACGTGCACGCCAGGCTCATGCAGAGGTACAAGCAGGTGCCGCAGTGGTGGTTCCTGGTGCTGCTGGCGGGGAGCATCGCCGTGTCGCTGCTCATGTGCTTCGTGTGGAAGGAGCAGGTGCAGCTGCCATGGTGGGGCATGCTCTTCGCCTTCGCGCTCGCGTTCGTGGTCACCCTCCCCATCGGCGTCATCCAGGCCACCACCAACCAG CAACCCGGGTACGACATCATCGCGCAGTTCATGATCGGCTACGCGCTGCCCGGCAAGCCCATCGCCAACCTGCTCTTCAAGATCTACGGCCGGATCAGCACCGTGCACGCGCTCTCCTTCCTCGCCGACCTCAAGCTCGGCCACTACATGAAGATCCCTCCACGCTGCATGTACACCGCCCAG CTGGTGGGCACGGTGGTGGCCGGCGTGGTGAACCTGGCAGTGGCGTGGTGGATGCTGGACAGCATCGACAACATCTGCGACGTGGAGGCGCTGCACCCGGACAGCCCCTGGACGTGCCCAAAGTACCGGGTCACCTTCGACGCGTCGGTGATCTGGGGCCTCATcgggccggggcgcctcttcggcCAACACGGGCTGTACCGGAACCTGGTGTGGCTGTTCGTGGTGGGCGCCGTGCTGCCGGTGCCGGTGTGGCTGCTGAGCAGGGCGTTCCCGGAGAAGAAGTGGATCGCGCTCGTCAACGTGCCCGTCATCTCCTACGGCTTCGCCGGGATGCCGCCGGCCACGCCCACCAACATCGCCAGCTGGCTCGTCACCGGCACCGTCTTCAACTTCTTCGTCTTCAGGTACCGCAAGGGGTGGTGGCAGAAGTACAACTACGTGCTGTCGGCGGCGCTCGACGCCGGCACCGCCTTCATGGGGGTGCTCATCTTCTTCGCGCTCCAGAACGCGCACCACGACCTCAAGTGGTGGGGCACCGAGGTCGACCACTGCCCGCTCGCCACCTGCCCCACCGCGCCCGGCATCGTCGTCAAGGGCTGCCCGGTCTTCTGA
- the LOC109751062 gene encoding uncharacterized protein, whose translation MVMPTDPMLWHKVAAVSGVAALGLGTYGAHMFRPQNPRYKEIWQTASLYHLVHTAALLGAPMTKRPNIFGGLLTTGIVLFSGTCYTVAYLEDRKFSSPAPIGGFAFIAAWASLLF comes from the exons aTGGTGATGCCGACGGACCCGATGCTATGGCACAAGGTGGCCGCCGTCTCCG GGGTCGCTGCTCTTGGACTGGGCACCTACGGAGCGCACATGTTCCGCCCGCAGAACCCTAGATACAAAGAG ATTTGGCAGACCGCCTCCCTGTACCATCTCGTCCACACCGCGGCGCTGCTCGGGGCTCCCATGACGAAGCGCCCCAACATC TTCGGAGGGCTTCTGACAACTGGAATTGTGCTCTTCTCTGGAAC GTGCTACACTGTGGCTTACCTTGAAGACAGGAAGTTCTCTTCACCAGCACCGATCGGTGGCTTTGCATTCATTGCTGCTTGGGCCAGCCTGCTCTTCTGA
- the LOC109751078 gene encoding probable glucan endo-1,3-beta-glucosidase A6 produces the protein MAMASSSLTVLLSFIFLAIAAAEPASGTAQHFLGVNYGRLGDDLPPPHIALEFARSAGAAAVRFYDANATFLAAAASSGLGFVPAVPNELIVSLAASQRAADAWVASTLLPFRRNRRLRYLFVGNEVLSDPTTKSRWSRLVPAITNLRRALRRHGLSRVKVSTTLGMDALVGQNVFPPSAGVFRPDIIDVAVRPLLAFLERTDSYLFFDAYTYFTWSANHTIVPLTYALLEPSPAPGFQYHDPGTGLSYTNLLDHMLDAVVAAMCRAGYCGVRLALAETGWPNAGDLNEFGANVRNAATYNRNVARHLASGAGTPRRPGMRMPALVFALFNENLKGGPGTERHWGLFYPNGSAVYEVDLTGRRPAAPYPPLPPATNDLPYPGKLWCVARTDRHVAVANETAVREQVATACADEAGLCNPVRPGGECHLPDTVAAHASYVFSAHWNRFSKQYGGWCYFAGLAVETTVDPSHGSCKFPSVTPG, from the exons ATGGCAATGGCATCATCGTCCCTCACCGTCCTGCTCAGCTTCATCTTCCTCGCCATTGCCGCCGCGGAGCCGGCCTCGGGGACAGCGCAGCACTTTCTGGGAGTCAATTACGGCAGGCTTGGCGACGACCTCCCGCCCCCGCACATCGCGCTTGAGTTCGCCCGCTCGGCCGGCGCCGCCGCGGTCAGGTTCTACGACGCCAACGCCACCTTCCTGGCCGCGGCCGCATCCTCCGGCCTCGGCTTCGTCCCGGCCGTGCCTAACGAGCTCATCGTCTCCCTGGCCGCCTCCCAGCGCGCCGCCGACGCGTGGGTCGCCTCCACGCTCCTCCCCTTCCGTCGCAACCGCCGCCTCCGCTACCTCTTCGTCGGCAACGAGGTGCTCTCCGACCCCACCACCAAGTCCCGCTGGTCCCGGCTCGTCCCCGCAATCACCAACCTCCGCCGCGCGCTCCGACGACATGGCCTCAGCCGCGTCAAGGTCAGCACCACGCTCGGGATGGACGCTCTCGTCGGCCAGAACGTGTTCCCGCCGTCAGCCGGGGTGTTCCGCCCCGACATCATCGACGTCGCCGTGCGCCCGCTCCTCGCCTTCCTCGAGCGGACGGACTCGTACCTTTTCTTTGACGCGTACACCTACTTCACCTGGTCGGCGAATCACACAATCGTGCCGCTCACCTACGCGCTGCTCGAGCCGTCGCCGGCGCCGGGGTTCCAGTACCACGACCCCGGAACGGGGCTGTCGTACACCAACCTCCTCGACCACATGCTTGACGCCGTGGTCGCCGCCATGTGCCGCGCGGGCTACTGCGGCGTCAGGCTGGCGCTGGCCGAGACCGGCTGGCCCAACGCCGGCGACCTCAACGAGTTCGGCGCCAACGTGCGGAACGCGGCCACGTACAACCGCAACGTGGCGCGGCACCTGGCGTCGGGCGCCGGCACGCCGCGGCGGCCGGGGATGCGCATGCCGGCGCTCGTGTTCGCGCTCTTCAACGAGAACCTCAAGGGCGGCCCCGGCACAGAGCGGCACTGGGGCCTCTTCTACCCCAACGGGAGCGCGGTGTACGAGGTCGACCTGACGGGGCGCCGGCCGGCGGCGCCGTACCCTCCGCTGCCGCCGGCCACGAACGACCTGCCATACCCCGGGAAGCTGTGGTGCGTGGCGAGGACGGACCGCCACGTGGCGGTGGCGAACGAGACGGCGGTGAGGGAGCAGGTGGCGACGGCGTGCGCGGACGAGGCCGGGCTGTGCAACCCCGTGCGGCCCGGCGGCGAGTGCCACCTGCCGGACACGGTGGCCGCGCACGCGAGCTACGTGTTCAGCGCGCACTGGAACAGGTTCAGCAAGCAGTACGGCGGGTGGTGCTACTTCGCTGGCCTCGCCGTGGAGACGACCGTCGATCCCA GTCATGGATCGTGTAAATTTCCCAGCGTTACACCAGGCTGA